The following proteins come from a genomic window of Cronobacter muytjensii ATCC 51329:
- a CDS encoding YcjX family GTP-binding protein yields the protein MIKQLQSEMQALMNRSVDRHLRLAVTGLSRSGKTAFITALVNQLLSVNSGARLPLFSPVREERLLGVRRVPQQDMGVARFTYDEGLAQLYGTPPAWPTPTRGVSEIRLALRYRSRESLLRHFKDTSTLWLDIVDYPGEWLLDLPMLAQDYLSWSRQMTGLLQGDRAVWAQRWRSLCEGLDPLAPGDEKRLAEIAGAWTDYLMQCKREGLHFIQPGRFVLPGDLAGAPVLQFFPWPGVDEAGETKLAQAGKQTNIGMLRERYNYYCEKVVKGFYREHFVRFDRQIVLVDCLQPLNSGPQAFNDMRLALTQLMQSFHYGQRTLFRRLFSPVIDKLLFAATKADHVTHDQHANLVSLLSQLVQEAWQNAAFEGVDMDCMGIASIQATESGMVESHGESVPALRGHRLSDGVPLTVYPGDVPPRLPGSAFWQQQGFQFEAFRPREMEVDRPLPHIRLDAVLEFLTGDKLR from the coding sequence ATGATTAAACAACTTCAGAGTGAAATGCAGGCGCTGATGAACCGCAGCGTCGACCGCCATCTGCGGCTGGCCGTCACGGGGCTTAGCCGCAGCGGGAAAACCGCGTTCATCACCGCGCTGGTCAATCAACTGTTGTCAGTCAACAGCGGCGCGCGCCTGCCGCTCTTTTCGCCGGTGCGCGAAGAGCGCCTGCTCGGCGTGCGTCGCGTGCCGCAGCAGGATATGGGCGTCGCGCGCTTTACCTATGATGAAGGGCTGGCGCAGCTTTACGGCACGCCGCCCGCCTGGCCGACGCCGACGCGGGGCGTCAGCGAAATCCGCCTCGCGCTGCGCTACCGGTCGCGCGAGTCGCTGCTGCGCCACTTTAAAGATACCTCCACGCTGTGGCTCGATATCGTTGACTACCCTGGCGAATGGCTGCTGGATTTACCGATGCTCGCGCAGGATTACCTGAGCTGGTCGCGCCAGATGACGGGGCTGCTGCAAGGCGACCGCGCCGTCTGGGCGCAGCGCTGGCGCAGCCTGTGTGAAGGGCTCGATCCGCTGGCGCCGGGCGATGAAAAACGCCTTGCTGAGATTGCCGGGGCCTGGACCGATTACCTGATGCAGTGCAAACGCGAAGGGTTGCATTTTATCCAGCCGGGGCGCTTTGTGTTGCCAGGCGATCTCGCGGGCGCGCCGGTGTTGCAGTTCTTTCCGTGGCCGGGCGTCGATGAGGCGGGCGAGACGAAACTCGCGCAGGCGGGCAAGCAGACGAACATCGGCATGTTGCGCGAGCGCTACAACTACTACTGCGAAAAAGTCGTCAAAGGCTTCTATCGCGAGCACTTTGTGCGCTTCGACCGTCAGATTGTGCTGGTGGACTGTCTCCAGCCGCTCAACAGCGGGCCGCAGGCGTTTAATGACATGCGCCTTGCGCTCACCCAACTGATGCAAAGCTTTCATTATGGGCAACGCACGCTGTTCCGGCGGCTCTTCTCGCCGGTTATCGATAAGCTGCTGTTCGCCGCCACCAAAGCGGATCACGTGACCCACGATCAGCACGCGAATCTGGTGTCGCTGCTCTCGCAACTGGTGCAGGAGGCGTGGCAGAACGCCGCGTTTGAAGGCGTAGATATGGACTGCATGGGCATTGCCTCAATCCAGGCGACCGAAAGCGGGATGGTGGAGAGCCACGGCGAAAGCGTCCCGGCGCTGCGCGGCCACCGCTTAAGCGACGGCGTGCCGCTGACGGTTTACCCTGGCGACGTGCCCCCACGGCTGCCCGGCAGCGCGTTCTGGCAGCAGCAGGGCTTTCAGTTTGAGGCGTTTCGCCCGCGCGAGATGGAGGTTGACCGGCCATTACCGCACATCCGCCTGGACGCGGTGCTGGAGTTTTTAACAGGAGACAAACTGCGATGA
- a CDS encoding ABC transporter ATP-binding protein → MAQLSLQHIQKIYDNQVHVVKDFNLEIADKEFIVFVGPSGCGKSTTLRMIAGLEAISGGELLIDGVRMNDVPAKARNIAMVFQNYALYPHMTVYDNMAFGLKMQKVAPSIIEERVAWAAQILGLKEYLKRKPGALSGGQRQRVALGRAIVREAGVFLMDEPLSNLDAKLRVQMRAEISKLHQKLNTTMIYVTHDQTEAMTMATRIVIMKDGVVQQVGAPKEVYNHPANIFVAGFIGSPAMNFIRGAIDGDFFVTETLKLPLPVNKRAQLNASGCQRKAVVLGIRPEDILPGASGENMIEAKITVAELTGAEFMLYVTVGGHEMVVRASADKDYQADQRIPIAFDMNKCHFFDSETEIAIA, encoded by the coding sequence ATGGCTCAACTCTCTTTACAACATATTCAGAAGATTTATGACAACCAGGTTCACGTCGTTAAAGATTTCAACCTGGAGATTGCCGATAAAGAGTTTATCGTCTTCGTCGGGCCATCGGGCTGCGGCAAATCCACGACGCTGCGCATGATAGCCGGGCTGGAAGCGATCAGCGGCGGCGAACTGCTAATCGACGGCGTGCGTATGAACGACGTGCCCGCCAAAGCACGTAATATCGCGATGGTGTTCCAGAATTATGCGCTTTATCCACATATGACGGTCTATGACAACATGGCGTTCGGGCTAAAGATGCAGAAGGTCGCGCCTTCAATCATTGAAGAGCGCGTCGCCTGGGCGGCGCAAATCCTCGGGCTCAAGGAGTATCTGAAGCGTAAACCGGGGGCGCTGTCAGGCGGTCAGCGTCAGCGCGTGGCGCTCGGACGCGCTATCGTGCGCGAGGCGGGCGTGTTCCTGATGGACGAGCCGCTCTCTAACCTCGACGCGAAGCTGCGCGTTCAGATGCGCGCTGAAATCAGCAAGCTGCACCAGAAGCTCAATACCACCATGATTTACGTAACCCACGATCAAACCGAAGCCATGACAATGGCGACGCGGATTGTGATTATGAAAGACGGCGTTGTGCAGCAGGTCGGCGCGCCGAAAGAGGTCTATAACCATCCGGCGAATATCTTTGTGGCCGGTTTTATCGGTTCGCCCGCCATGAATTTTATTCGTGGCGCGATCGACGGCGACTTCTTCGTCACCGAAACCCTGAAACTGCCGCTGCCGGTAAATAAAAGAGCGCAACTCAACGCCAGCGGTTGCCAGCGTAAAGCCGTGGTATTAGGCATTCGCCCGGAAGATATCCTCCCCGGCGCGTCAGGGGAAAATATGATTGAGGCGAAAATTACCGTTGCGGAATTAACCGGCGCGGAATTTATGCTCTATGTTACCGTCGGCGGGCACGAAATGGTGGTACGCGCCAGCGCGGATAAAGATTATCAGGCTGACCAGCGTATCCCGATCGCGTTTGATATGAATAAATGCCATTTCTTTGACAGCGAAACCGAAATCGCCATTGCCTGA
- the ycjG gene encoding L-Ala-D/L-Glu epimerase yields MRSVKVYQEAWPLHSPFVIARGSRSEAVVVVVELEEEGVRAVGECTPYPRYGESVASVMAQIMTVVPQLETGLDRAALQRLLPAGAARNAIDCALWDLEARRAGETLDAHLQVTLPGQHTTAQTVIIGAPEQMAVNAALLWEKGARLLKIKLDDTFITERMVAIREAVPEATLIVDANESWHAEGLAARCQLLADLGVQMLEQPLPASDDRALENFIHPLPICADESCHARGSLKTLAGRYEMINIKLDKTGGLTEALALARQAADDGFGVMLGCMLCTSRAISAALPLIPQARFTDLDGPTWLAVDVEPALRFTPGQLYLHPDAAPQVSSS; encoded by the coding sequence ATGAGAAGCGTAAAAGTGTATCAGGAAGCCTGGCCGCTCCATTCGCCGTTTGTGATTGCCCGCGGCAGCCGCAGTGAAGCGGTGGTGGTCGTGGTGGAGCTGGAAGAAGAGGGCGTGCGCGCCGTGGGCGAATGCACGCCATACCCGCGCTATGGCGAGAGCGTCGCCTCGGTGATGGCGCAGATCATGACGGTCGTCCCGCAGCTCGAAACCGGGCTTGATCGCGCCGCGCTGCAGCGGCTGCTGCCCGCTGGCGCCGCCCGCAACGCCATTGACTGCGCGCTCTGGGATCTTGAAGCCCGCCGCGCAGGCGAGACGCTGGACGCGCATTTGCAGGTGACGCTGCCCGGCCAGCACACCACCGCGCAAACGGTCATTATCGGCGCGCCGGAGCAGATGGCGGTGAACGCCGCGTTGCTCTGGGAAAAGGGCGCGCGGCTTTTGAAAATCAAACTCGACGATACTTTTATTACTGAGCGGATGGTCGCCATTCGTGAAGCGGTGCCGGAGGCGACGCTGATTGTCGATGCTAACGAGTCCTGGCACGCGGAAGGGCTGGCGGCGCGTTGTCAGCTGCTGGCGGATCTCGGCGTCCAGATGCTGGAGCAGCCTCTGCCCGCCTCGGATGACCGCGCGCTCGAAAACTTTATCCACCCGCTGCCCATTTGCGCCGATGAGAGCTGCCACGCGCGCGGCAGTCTCAAAACTCTCGCCGGCCGTTACGAGATGATTAACATCAAGCTTGATAAAACCGGCGGGCTGACCGAGGCGCTGGCGCTGGCGCGTCAGGCGGCGGATGACGGGTTCGGGGTCATGCTGGGCTGTATGCTCTGCACCTCGCGCGCCATCAGCGCCGCGCTGCCGCTCATCCCGCAGGCGCGTTTTACCGATCTCGACGGCCCCACCTGGCTTGCGGTGGATGTCGAGCCCGCCTTACGTTTCACGCCCGGCCAGCTTTATCTCCACCCCGACGCGGCGCCTCAGGTTTCATCATCGTAA
- the tpx gene encoding thiol peroxidase — protein sequence MSQIVYFQGNPVSVVGQIPQAGSKAAPFSLVAKDLSDVSLSQFAGKRKVLNIFPSIDTGVCAASVRKFNQLATGMENTVVLCISADLPFAQSRFCGAEGLSNVITLSTLRNAQFASDYGVGIDEGALKGLTARAVLVVNENDEVVFSELVNEITHEPNYDAALNALKA from the coding sequence ATGTCACAAATCGTCTATTTCCAGGGCAATCCGGTTTCCGTGGTCGGTCAGATCCCGCAGGCGGGCAGCAAAGCGGCACCGTTCAGCCTGGTGGCAAAAGATCTGTCTGACGTCTCACTGAGCCAGTTTGCCGGTAAGCGTAAAGTACTGAACATTTTCCCAAGCATCGATACCGGCGTCTGCGCCGCGTCCGTGCGTAAGTTCAACCAGCTGGCGACCGGTATGGAAAACACCGTCGTGCTGTGTATCTCCGCTGACCTGCCGTTCGCGCAGTCCCGCTTCTGCGGCGCGGAAGGCCTGAGCAATGTCATTACGCTCTCCACCCTGCGTAACGCGCAGTTCGCCAGCGATTACGGCGTTGGCATCGACGAAGGCGCGCTGAAAGGCCTGACCGCCCGCGCGGTGCTGGTAGTGAACGAGAATGATGAAGTCGTGTTCAGCGAGCTGGTGAATGAAATCACCCATGAGCCGAACTATGACGCCGCGCTTAACGCGCTGAAAGCGTAA
- a CDS encoding YcjF family protein produces MSEIKPRRDFDEPLRPEAGPTLRATQAFDEAQAQKFIPVAEEELLAPDAPERVVENALKPRRSLWRRMVTAGLGIFGISVVAQGAQWAANAWRTHDWIALGGCVAGGLIVAAGVGALASEWRRLHRLRERAVERDEARELLASHGSGKGRAFCEKLARQAGLTQGHPALARWHAAIHETHSDREVVTLYAQIVQPVLDLQARSAISRSAAESTLMIAVSPLALVDMAFIAWRNLRLVNRIAAIYGIELGYYSRIRLFRLVLLNMAFAGASEMVREVGLDWMSQDLAARVSARVAQGLGAGLLTARLGVKAMELCRPLPWTGDDKPRLGDFRRQLLSEVKTTLQKQKREREE; encoded by the coding sequence ATGAGCGAGATCAAACCGCGCCGCGACTTTGACGAGCCGCTGCGCCCGGAGGCAGGCCCGACGCTTCGCGCCACCCAGGCGTTTGACGAGGCGCAGGCGCAGAAATTTATCCCGGTGGCCGAAGAGGAACTCCTGGCGCCCGACGCGCCTGAGCGCGTGGTGGAAAACGCCCTGAAACCGCGCCGCAGCCTCTGGCGGCGCATGGTCACCGCTGGCCTTGGCATCTTTGGCATCAGCGTGGTGGCCCAGGGCGCGCAGTGGGCGGCGAATGCCTGGCGCACCCATGACTGGATTGCGCTCGGCGGCTGTGTCGCGGGCGGGCTCATCGTGGCGGCGGGCGTCGGCGCGCTCGCGAGTGAGTGGCGCAGGCTGCATCGGCTGCGCGAACGCGCCGTGGAGCGCGACGAGGCGCGTGAACTGCTGGCGAGCCACGGGAGCGGAAAAGGGCGTGCGTTTTGCGAGAAGCTGGCGCGCCAGGCGGGGCTTACGCAGGGGCATCCGGCGCTGGCGCGCTGGCATGCCGCAATCCATGAAACCCACAGCGATCGTGAAGTGGTGACGCTCTACGCGCAGATTGTCCAGCCGGTGCTCGATCTCCAGGCCCGCAGCGCCATCAGCCGCTCGGCGGCGGAATCGACGCTGATGATAGCGGTAAGCCCGCTGGCGCTGGTGGATATGGCGTTCATCGCCTGGCGCAACCTGCGGCTGGTGAACCGCATCGCGGCCATTTATGGCATTGAGCTTGGCTACTACAGCCGTATCCGTCTTTTTCGCCTGGTCCTGCTGAATATGGCGTTCGCGGGCGCGAGCGAGATGGTTCGTGAGGTCGGACTGGACTGGATGTCACAGGATCTTGCCGCCCGCGTATCGGCCCGCGTGGCGCAGGGGCTGGGCGCGGGGCTGCTTACCGCGCGTCTTGGCGTAAAGGCGATGGAGTTGTGCCGTCCGCTCCCCTGGACCGGAGACGACAAGCCGCGCCTTGGCGATTTCCGCCGACAACTGCTGAGCGAAGTGAAAACCACGCTGCAAAAGCAGAAACGCGAACGCGAAGAGTAA
- the tyrR gene encoding transcriptional regulator TyrR: MRLEVFCEDRLGLTRELLDLLVLRSIDLRGIEIDPIGRIYLNFSTLEFNAFSSLMAEIRRIPGVTDVRTVPWMPSEREHRSLSALLEALPEPVFSVDMKSKIELANPASCALFGQNEARLRNHNAASLISGFNFQRWLESSPAESHTEHVVINGQDFLLEITPVHLDEESGASMLTGAVVMLRSTVRMGRQLQNLTSQDLHAFSHIIAVSPRMKQVVDQARKLAMLNAPLLITGDTGTGKDLLAHACHLASPRADKPYLALNCASIPEDVVESELFGHAPGAYANAHEGKKGFFEQANGGSVLLDEIGEMSPRMQAKLLRFLNDGTFRRVGEEHEVHVDVRVICATQKNLVELVQKGAFREDLYYRLNVLTLNLPPLRDRPQDIMPLTEMFVARFADEQGVPRPKLASDLGGVLTRYGWPGNVRQLKNAIYRALTQLDGYELRPQDILLPDFDAAALPVGEEAMEGSLDDITRRFERSVLTQLYRSYPSTRKLAKRLGVSHTAIANKLREYGLSQRKGEE; this comes from the coding sequence ATGCGTCTTGAAGTGTTTTGTGAAGACCGCCTCGGTCTGACCCGTGAGTTGCTCGATCTTCTGGTGCTGCGCAGTATTGATTTGCGCGGTATTGAAATCGACCCCATCGGGCGAATCTATCTCAATTTTTCCACGCTGGAATTTAACGCCTTCAGCAGCCTGATGGCGGAAATCCGCCGCATTCCCGGCGTCACCGACGTGCGCACCGTGCCGTGGATGCCGTCCGAGCGCGAGCATCGTTCGCTGAGCGCGCTGCTTGAAGCGCTGCCGGAGCCGGTGTTCTCGGTGGATATGAAAAGCAAAATCGAGCTCGCCAACCCCGCCAGCTGCGCGCTGTTCGGGCAGAATGAAGCGCGCCTGCGTAACCATAACGCCGCCAGTCTTATCAGCGGGTTTAACTTCCAGCGCTGGCTTGAGAGCAGCCCGGCGGAGTCGCATACCGAACACGTGGTGATTAACGGCCAGGATTTCCTGCTCGAAATTACGCCGGTGCATCTTGACGAGGAGAGCGGCGCCAGCATGCTCACCGGAGCGGTCGTGATGCTGCGCTCTACTGTGCGGATGGGACGCCAGCTGCAGAATCTTACCAGCCAGGATCTGCACGCCTTCAGCCATATCATCGCCGTCAGTCCGCGCATGAAACAGGTCGTGGATCAGGCCCGTAAGCTTGCGATGCTGAACGCGCCGCTGCTTATCACCGGCGATACCGGCACCGGGAAAGATCTGCTGGCCCACGCCTGCCATCTGGCAAGCCCGCGCGCCGACAAGCCCTATCTGGCGCTGAACTGCGCGTCGATTCCGGAGGATGTGGTGGAAAGCGAGCTGTTCGGCCATGCGCCGGGCGCTTACGCCAACGCGCATGAAGGCAAAAAAGGGTTCTTTGAGCAGGCCAACGGCGGCTCGGTGCTGCTGGATGAAATTGGCGAGATGTCGCCGCGAATGCAGGCCAAATTGCTGCGTTTCCTGAACGACGGCACCTTCCGTCGCGTCGGCGAGGAGCATGAAGTGCACGTCGATGTGCGCGTCATCTGCGCGACGCAGAAAAACCTTGTCGAGCTGGTGCAAAAGGGCGCGTTTCGTGAAGATCTCTACTATCGCCTCAACGTACTGACGCTGAATCTGCCGCCGCTGCGCGACCGTCCGCAGGACATCATGCCGCTCACCGAAATGTTTGTCGCCCGCTTCGCCGATGAGCAGGGTGTGCCGCGCCCGAAGCTCGCCAGCGACCTGGGCGGCGTATTAACCCGCTACGGCTGGCCGGGCAACGTGCGCCAGCTGAAAAACGCGATTTACCGCGCGCTGACCCAGCTCGACGGCTATGAACTGCGCCCGCAGGATATCCTGCTGCCGGATTTCGACGCCGCGGCGCTGCCGGTGGGGGAAGAGGCAATGGAAGGATCGCTGGACGATATCACCCGTCGCTTCGAACGCTCGGTGCTGACGCAGCTGTATCGCAGCTATCCGAGCACCCGTAAGCTTGCCAAACGGCTGGGTGTCTCGCACACCGCTATCGCCAATAAGCTGCGTGAATATGGCTTAAGCCAGCGCAAAGGCGAAGAGTAA
- a CDS encoding bifunctional helix-turn-helix transcriptional regulator/GNAT family N-acetyltransferase — translation MEQQEIRSFRATLREMVRELGMLNRKASGTELSPLQSHILIELSRQPYGCTELAKNLCVEKASMSRTLRSLSDEGYLFKENDTQDGRASRFRLSKSGERLLCALEENADRFIVEALASSSNDEIQLFQQIIRRFSVSLSNARRQRESGVIFRRLEPADNCAIAEIIRNSFRENKIDHLEGVSLHDPELERLSEAYKHPGCGYWVVEANGQIVGGAGLSPLRGEEGICEMQKLFFRSDAQGMGLGRRMIAFIISQASAMGYHSCYLETLEELRRAVRLYESFGFKHIPERLGDTGHSSCGIYMLKTL, via the coding sequence ATGGAACAGCAAGAAATACGATCTTTTCGCGCAACGCTTCGTGAAATGGTCAGAGAATTAGGTATGCTCAACCGTAAAGCGAGTGGGACTGAGCTGTCCCCCCTTCAGAGTCATATACTGATTGAACTCAGCAGACAGCCATATGGTTGTACTGAACTTGCCAAAAATCTTTGTGTTGAGAAAGCAAGCATGAGCCGGACGCTCCGGAGTCTTAGTGACGAGGGGTATCTGTTTAAAGAAAATGACACACAGGATGGTAGAGCCTCGCGATTCAGGTTAAGCAAATCAGGCGAACGACTGCTTTGCGCACTTGAAGAAAATGCCGACAGATTTATCGTGGAAGCTCTTGCGTCGTCATCAAATGATGAAATTCAGCTTTTCCAGCAAATCATCAGGCGCTTTTCAGTCAGCTTAAGTAACGCACGTCGTCAACGTGAATCAGGGGTAATTTTCCGTAGACTGGAGCCTGCAGATAACTGCGCAATCGCAGAGATTATCCGTAACAGTTTTCGAGAGAATAAAATTGACCATCTTGAAGGCGTTAGCCTCCATGACCCTGAACTCGAGCGCCTGAGTGAAGCTTATAAACATCCGGGCTGCGGATATTGGGTTGTAGAAGCAAATGGACAAATAGTCGGAGGGGCTGGCCTTTCGCCATTGCGCGGAGAAGAAGGCATTTGCGAAATGCAGAAGTTGTTTTTCAGAAGCGACGCACAAGGAATGGGACTAGGCAGGCGAATGATCGCGTTCATCATTTCTCAGGCTTCTGCAATGGGATACCACTCCTGTTATCTTGAAACCCTTGAAGAACTCAGGCGTGCAGTACGCCTCTACGAATCCTTTGGATTTAAGCATATTCCCGAGCGGCTTGGCGATACGGGCCATAGTAGCTGTGGCATATACATGCTTAAGACACTGTGA
- a CDS encoding LacI family DNA-binding transcriptional regulator, which produces MSPTIYDIARVAKVSKSTVSRVLNNQTNISEAARERVLKAIDELQYQPNKLARALTSSGFDAIMVISTRSTKTTAGNPFFSEVLHAIMARAEETGFDVILQTSRNSEDDLQKCLTRIRQKMIKGIIMLSSPAEESFIARLDECGIPVVVIGNVVGQYQHICSVDTDNYHDSIALTDTLIARGCQRIACLHAPLDYHVSIDRLAGFRASLAKHRRADDPALVVDGGYTQENALAAARQLLAMPEPPDAVFATDSLKLMSLYRAAAERDLAIPQALTVVGYSNETLSFLLNPPPGGIDIPTQQLGDISSALLFARIAGKPIPARTLIPTTPI; this is translated from the coding sequence ATGTCCCCGACCATTTACGATATTGCCCGCGTGGCGAAAGTGTCAAAATCGACGGTATCGCGCGTACTGAATAATCAGACCAATATTTCCGAGGCGGCGCGCGAGCGGGTGTTAAAAGCCATCGACGAACTTCAGTATCAGCCGAATAAACTGGCGCGTGCGCTGACTTCTTCCGGCTTTGACGCCATTATGGTGATTTCCACCAGGTCGACAAAAACCACGGCTGGTAATCCTTTTTTCTCCGAAGTGCTGCACGCGATTATGGCGCGCGCCGAAGAAACCGGCTTCGATGTTATTCTCCAGACGTCGCGTAATAGCGAAGATGACTTACAGAAATGCCTGACACGCATTCGTCAGAAAATGATTAAAGGCATTATTATGCTGAGCTCGCCAGCGGAGGAATCGTTTATTGCAAGGCTCGATGAGTGCGGTATTCCGGTGGTCGTTATCGGTAATGTGGTGGGCCAGTATCAGCATATCTGTTCCGTCGATACCGATAATTACCATGACAGCATCGCGCTGACGGATACGCTTATCGCCCGCGGATGCCAGCGCATCGCCTGCCTTCATGCCCCGCTCGACTATCATGTTTCCATCGACCGGCTCGCCGGATTTCGCGCGAGCCTCGCAAAGCATCGGCGTGCAGACGACCCTGCGCTGGTCGTGGATGGCGGCTATACCCAGGAGAACGCGCTGGCGGCGGCGCGACAGTTGCTCGCCATGCCCGAACCGCCCGATGCGGTGTTTGCCACCGACAGCCTGAAGCTGATGAGCCTTTACCGCGCCGCCGCCGAACGCGATCTGGCTATCCCGCAGGCGCTGACGGTCGTCGGCTACAGCAACGAAACGCTCTCTTTCCTGCTCAACCCGCCGCCTGGCGGCATCGATATCCCCACACAGCAATTAGGCGATATCAGCAGCGCGCTGCTTTTCGCCCGCATTGCCGGAAAGCCCATCCCGGCGCGTACATTAATTCCCACCACGCCCATCTGA
- the mpaA gene encoding murein tripeptide amidase MpaA, which yields MTTLRPRAQRGALSDDARRYGESALGAPLLWFPAPEAQRAPGLIIAGTHGDENAALVTLSCALRTLAPTHRRHHVVLAVNPDGCQLGLRANARGVDLNRNFPAANWQPGDTVYRWNSAAETRDVTLSTGEKPGSEPETAALCQLIHQLKPAWVVSFHDPLGCIEDPQQTRLGQWLAGAFGLPHVTSVGYETPGSFGSWCADIGLACITAEFPAISADDATERYLAAMTALLHYDDET from the coding sequence ATGACCACGCTTAGACCCCGCGCGCAACGCGGCGCTTTATCTGACGACGCCAGGCGTTATGGCGAATCGGCGCTAGGCGCGCCGCTGCTCTGGTTTCCGGCCCCGGAGGCGCAGCGCGCGCCGGGGCTGATTATCGCCGGCACGCACGGCGATGAGAACGCGGCGCTGGTGACGCTCTCCTGCGCGCTGCGCACGCTTGCGCCTACGCACCGACGGCATCATGTGGTGCTGGCGGTTAACCCGGATGGCTGTCAGCTCGGCCTGCGCGCCAATGCGCGCGGCGTCGATCTCAACCGCAATTTCCCGGCCGCGAACTGGCAGCCGGGCGATACGGTTTATCGCTGGAACAGCGCTGCCGAGACGCGCGATGTCACGCTTTCCACCGGCGAAAAACCGGGCTCAGAGCCGGAAACCGCCGCGTTGTGTCAGTTAATTCACCAGCTGAAGCCTGCGTGGGTGGTGTCGTTTCACGATCCGCTCGGCTGTATTGAAGATCCGCAGCAGACGCGGCTTGGTCAGTGGCTCGCCGGGGCTTTCGGGCTGCCGCACGTCACCAGCGTCGGCTATGAAACGCCCGGCTCGTTCGGCAGCTGGTGCGCGGATATCGGGCTTGCCTGCATCACCGCCGAGTTTCCGGCCATCTCCGCCGACGACGCCACCGAACGCTATCTGGCGGCGATGACCGCGCTATTGCATTACGATGATGAAACCTGA
- the pgmB gene encoding beta-phosphoglucomutase: MQPDAVIFDLDGVITDTAHLHFVAWRQVAADIGISIDETFNQQLKGISRMGSLERILTFGGKDGQFSAAEKAALAARKNACYVDSLRSLTPQAVLPGIAELLPALREASIGIGLASVSLNAPAILRALGLADAFDFCADAARLTRSKPDPEIFLAACAGLGVRPERCIGVEDAQAGIDAINACGMIAVGIGASLNGAQLRLDDTAQLTWPRLHALWNQQRRATARCQ, translated from the coding sequence ATGCAACCCGACGCGGTGATTTTCGATCTTGATGGCGTCATTACTGACACCGCCCATCTGCATTTTGTGGCGTGGCGTCAGGTAGCGGCGGACATAGGTATCAGCATTGACGAGACGTTTAACCAGCAGCTTAAGGGCATCAGTCGAATGGGATCGCTGGAGCGCATCCTTACCTTTGGCGGGAAGGACGGGCAGTTCAGCGCGGCGGAGAAAGCCGCGCTGGCCGCGCGCAAAAACGCGTGCTATGTCGACTCGCTGCGCTCGCTGACGCCACAGGCGGTGCTGCCGGGGATCGCTGAACTATTACCGGCATTGCGTGAAGCGAGCATCGGCATCGGGCTTGCCTCGGTATCGCTTAACGCGCCGGCGATTTTACGCGCGTTGGGGCTCGCCGACGCCTTCGATTTTTGCGCCGATGCCGCCCGGCTGACGCGCTCCAAGCCGGACCCGGAAATTTTTCTCGCCGCCTGCGCAGGGCTCGGCGTGCGTCCGGAACGCTGCATCGGCGTGGAGGACGCCCAGGCCGGTATCGACGCCATCAATGCCTGCGGGATGATCGCCGTCGGGATTGGCGCCTCGTTAAACGGGGCGCAGTTGCGGCTCGACGATACCGCGCAACTCACCTGGCCGCGGCTTCACGCACTCTGGAATCAACAACGGCGCGCCACGGCGCGCTGCCAATAA